The Candidatus Polarisedimenticolaceae bacterium genomic interval CGAGGCTTCCCGACTCGAGGAGGAAACGTTCGACGCGTGGAAGGCCCACTACAGCCTGACCGCCGGGCTCACCTGGCGCCTGGGAGACTGACATCGGTCAACACCCCCCGTCGCGCTCCGGTGGTAGAAGCCGGACGAAGACGGGGGGTGTTCCATGCGTCGATCCCTGGCCGCCGCGGCGGTGGTCCTGCTCGCGGTTCCCGCGATCGCGTCCGACCTGCTGATCCGGCTCGAGCGCCGGGCCGGCGACGACCTCGCACGGCTGCGCGCCGCGGGGTTGCCGGTGGTGCACGAGACCCTCGGGGCGCTGTTCCTCGAAGGGGACGAGGCCACGCTTGGGGCCGCCCGCGCGGCGGGGTTCCAGGCGCGGGTCCTCGACGATCGCGCGGGGGCCTCGGACTACCTCCAGGTGGGGATCCGTCCCGATTCCGACCTCGAGTCGCTCAGGCGCTTCGGCGCGGAGATCTGGGCGGAGGAGAACTGGCGCCTGCTCCGCGTGCCGCGCGGCGCGCCCCTCGAGCGCCTCCCCGAGGCGCGCGTGTTCGTCGGGCGCCTTCCGCACCGGCCGTTCGAACTTCCGGCGAACGCCCCCGTCCGGTCCCGAGCCGGCAACGACGCTCCGAACCCGCTCATCCAGAAGATGGTGGCCGCCGTCGCATCCGCCGACGTCGACGCGTACTGGACCGACCTCGTCACCAATCCGCCGACGAACTCGCGGTACTCGAGCTCGGCCGGGGCGACCAACGCGGCGAACTACGTCGCCTCGAAGTTCGCGGCGATGGGAATGCCGTCGCAGTTCCAGACGTACAGCGCCTCCAACGCCCCGAACGTCGTCGGCACGCACGGCGGCGGCGTCACCCCCGGTCGCGTCTACCTCGTGATCGGCCACCTGGACGACCTTCCGTATTGGGGGGTCGCGCCGGGGGCCGACGACAACGCGTCGGGTTCGGTCACGGTGATCGAGTCGGCAAAGGTGATGAGCTGCTGGGGGTTCAAGAGCACGGTGAAGTTCGTCACCGTGACCGGCGAGGAGCTGGGATTGCTCGGGAGCGAGGCCTACGCCGCCGACGCGGCGGCGCGGGGCGAGGACATCCGCGGCGTCCTCAACTTCGACATGAACGGCTGGGCGGGGGACGGCGTCCCCGCCGGCGAGAACCTCGACGTCAACTACAACGCGACGTCGCAGTGGCTCGGCGAGCTCTTCGCGCAATGCGCGCAGGAGTACGCCACGGGGGTCGTGGTGGACGCCTTCTCCTGCCCGAGTCTCAACGCGTCGGACCACTACCCGTTCTGGCAGCGCGGGTGGCCGGCGATCTGCGGGATCACCGACAACGAGGGGTACTGCGGTCACACCGGGTACTACCCCTACTACCACACGCGCAGCGACACGATCCCGAACTGCGGGAACCGCAGCTTCTTCTACGGGACGATCCGGGCGACGGTCGCGACCGCCGCGACGCTCGCGGAGCCGTTCAAGGTGACCTTCCGGGACACCTCCGTCGACGTGGGCGCTCCGGCATGGCTCGTCGTCGCCGACCGCGGGCCGAACACGAACCCGGGCTCCGCACAGACATTGACCGTCGAGGTGTGGAGCGCGGCGGAGCCGGGCCCGGAGACCGTGACGCTCACCGAGGACGGCGTCAACTCGATGTTCTTCAGGGGCTCGATCGCCACCACCGCCGAGCCCGCCGTCCACGGCGACGGGAAGGTGAGCCTGCGCGAAGGGGACGTGCTGCAGGCCCGCTACATCGACGCGTCCGACTGCGACGGCGCCTCGAACGTGGCCTACACCGTCTCGTCGTCGGTCGTCTGGGGGGCGAAACCCGCGGAGGTCGCGCCGGTCGCGCTCCTCGCCGGCCCGCCGACGCGCCTCACCTGGCCGCCGGTCCCGGGGGCCGTCCGGTACGACGTGGCGAGCGGCGCGTTGCCGACGACCGGCCTTCACGACGCCTCGTGCGGCGCGAACGATCTCCTCGCCGAGGCCTGGGACGACGCGCGTCCCGATCCCGGCGCGGGCGCCGGGTACTGGTACCTCGTGCGGGGGGAGAACGCGTTCGGGTCGGGAACGTGGGGGAGCGGGAGCGACGCGGCGCCGAGGACGATCGCGGCGTGCCCGTGACGCTCAGTCCGATCCCCCCGACCCCTTGAACCGGTCCGCCTCGTCGGCGAACAACACGTTGAAGCTCGTGAGGGTTCCGTAACACCCGGTCACGTACCCCTGCAGCTTGACCTTGAGCTCGTCGGGAACGTCCGCGGCGTTGATCTGCTGCTCGAGCACGCGCAGGCGGTTGCGGATCATGACGATCTTCTGGAAGAAGCTCTCGATCGGCCAGGCCTTCTCCTGGAGTCCCTCGCGGCCGGGACGGAGGACGAGCTGGCCTCCGCGCCACTTGTCGGCCGGGGCGACGGGGGTGAGCCCCGACTCTTCGCGGATCACGCGGCGGAGCAGGCGTTCGAGGTTCTCGGCGTCCACGTCGGGAGCTCCTTCGGCCGCGACGATCTCGCGGTCGCTGACGATCGGAAGGGGATCGCGGGAGGATTCGATCCCGCCGCGGTAGTTGTGGAGGCTGGCGCAGTAGTCGCAGCGGACCTGCACCCGGTCCCCCGCGACGGCGACGATCGTGTGCCGCCGGATCAGCTTGCAGGGAACGCAGCGGTCGTCGATCGAATACCCGACGCGGTAGCTCATCGTTTCCTCGGGGGCGCCGCACGCCGGGATCGCGCGAGCAGATCCTCGGCGCGGGCCCGAATCTCGTCGTCGGGGGTGTCGGCGAGGATCGCCTCGCACAAGGCGCCCGCCGCCGTCCAGTCGCCGCGGTTGGCGAGCCCCGCCGCGTCGTTGAACTGCGCGGCGTGCCGGTTGCGCCGCGCCACGGGCTCGATCCGCGCGATCTCCGCGTCGAAGCGCGACCGGATGTCCGCGCTGGGCGCCGCGTCCCTCCCGGAACGCAGCAACGCCAACGCGCCCTCGAGGTCCCCCGAGGCGATCCGCGCGTTGATCCCGGGGAAGTCGGCGAGCGCCATGCGCTCGCGCCCCGTCGCGACGACGGACGGATCGTCGAGAGCGGCGATCGGGCCGTCGAGGACCGCCTGCGCGCCGGCGCGATCCCCGGCGCGGGCGCGAAGCGAGACGAGATTGAGCAACACGTCCGCGCGGGGGGGGAGCCGGGGGAGCGCCTTCTCGATGGCGGCGATGCCGATCGCGGGGTCGCCAGGGCCCGCCACGTAGGTGGCTCCGAGCGACGCGAGGGCCTCGGCGTCGTCCGGGTCGCCCTCGAGCACGCGCTCGAGCAACGCGCGGGCGCGGGCGACGTCGACCGCAGCGGTCGCATCGGCCTCCACCCCCGCCGGGCGGGAGCCCGCGCGGGAGAGGAGGTTGCGCGCGGCGATCGTCGCGACGAGCGCGTCGGCGGGTGCGGCGGCGAGGGCCTCCTCGAAGGCCGGCGCGGCCGCGTCGTACTTCCGTTCGCGGCTGCGCAGCCAGCCGATCCCGGCGAGCGCGGGGGCGAAACCCGGCCGCTCGGCCAGCGCGGCCCGGAAGTGGGCCTCCGACTCCGAGGCGTTCACAGGGTCGAGGCTCGCGAGCAGCCAGCCCAGCCGCGTGAGGAGCTCCGGTCGGGCGATCGGCCGGGCCGAGGCGTCGAACGCCGGCGGAGTCGCCGGAATCCGGTAGAAGGCGAAGCGCTCGTTGCGCGCGAACGCGGCGAGGTCCGCGTCGAGTTGCGACGGCTCGATCGCGACGGTGGCGGTCCAGGCGGCGACGGGATCCTCGCCCTTGGCGACGCGGCGGACGAACTCCGTGGTGGGGGCGCGAAGCTCGCCCCGCTCGACGAGCAGGAACGCCGCGAGCGCCCACGACTCCGCCTGGAAGATCGAGCTGTCCCCGAGGATCTTCGGCTCGGGTCCGATCGGCCGGACCGCGCGGAGCAGGTCGGCGACGGGGATCGGCTGCTCCCGCCCGAGGGCCCGCAGGTGAGCGCCGATCGGCCGTCCCACCTCGACCAGGTCCCCCTCGACGCGCGCGTTGGCGTAGATCTGGGCGAGCCCCTCCCGAAGCCAGCGCGGTCCGCGGGGAAACGCCGATTCCAGGAGGTCGCTCAGGTACGCCGAGGTCGCGACGTCGACGGGGATCTCGTCGGGGCCGGCCACGGGGAGCGCGATCACGTCCCTGTACTCCGCGGAGCGATAGAACGCGGAGGGGCGCGAAGGATTCGTGGTGGCGTACAGGCGGCAGTACGGCCGGAACGAGGCGGCGTCACGGAACAGGACCACGTCGATCGGCCGGGTCGTCCGGAGCGGCACTCCGGGAGTCAGCAGCCCGAGCGCGTGACGCAACCGCTCGAGCCGCATCGCGAGCGCGAGGCTCGCGGGCTCCGGCGCGTTGGAGAGCACGCGGAAGTTGGGCGTGGAGCGCTCATGCCAGCGGTCGGCGTCCGGCGGCAGGGCCGAGGCCGCCGGGGCGAACGCGAGCAGCGAGAGTGCGGTGAGGACCTGCTTGAGCATGGTCGACAGAGCATAGCCCGAGCCCCCCTTGCGGCGGTATCCTCCGCGCACGATGACGCGACGCGCGAAGGGGGTCGTGGCGGGGGTTGCGGCCGTCGGCTTGTACGCCGCCTTCGGCTTTCTCATCCTCCCCGGCATCGTCCGATCGGTGGCGGTCGACCGCCTCGGGAAGCTCACGGGACGGAGCGTCTCGATCGCGAAGGTGCGGACCAACCCCTTCGCCGTCTCGGTCACCGTGCGCGACCTGAAGGTCGTCGAGCCGGGCGGCGAGATCCTCCTAGGATTCGACCGGCTCTACGCGAACGCCGACATCCTCCACCGGCTGACGGGGTGGTGGGCGTTCGACGCGATCGAGGTCGACGGCGCGCGGGGCCTGCTCGTCCAGCGCCCCGACGGGTCCTTCAACGTCACCGACATCGCGAAGCGATGGCAGGAGACCCCGCGGGACCCCGGTCCGACCTCGCCGCCGGCGCCCCTCCGGATCGACCGCGTCCGCGTCGCCGGGGCGACCCTCGCCTTCCGGGACGAGACGCGCGCTCCGGCGTTCGGCAAGGTCCTGGGACCGTATTCGTTCTCGGTCGACGCGTTCCGCTCCGAGGGGCGCGAAGGAGGCCGGCACGCGTTCCAGGCGAAGACCGAGTCGGGGGAGACCCTCGCCTGGGACGGCACCCTCGCGATGGCGCCGCTGCGCTCGGAAGGGGACCTGAAGGTCGAAGGGGTGGACGTCGCGAGGTACGCCCCGTATTTCGCCGACGCCGTCGGGTTCGACCTGAAGCGTGCCCGCTTCGACCTGAAGACCGGCTACCGCGTGAGCCTCGACCCGGCGTCCCGCGCGTTCGTCCTCGAGGGGCTCGAGACCACGCTGCGCGAGATCCGGCTGACCGAGCGCGGCTCGGACGAGTCCGTCTTCGAGAGCCCCGAGATCAAGGTGGCCGGGGCGAGCGTCGACCTGTTCGGGCGGCGCGCGGAGATCCCCGCCGTGGAGTCGAGCGCGGGACGTCTCCTGATCCGGATCGGCGCGGACGGGACGACGAACCTCGAGCGCCTGGCGCCCCGCGCGGAGGCGAAGCCGGCTCCCGAGGCACGACCGTTCTCCGTGCACGTCGGGCGCGTCGCGTTCACGGGATATGCGGCGAGGTTCGAGGACCTTCAGACCCCGCGGCCGATCGGCGTCGATCTGAAGGACGTCTCCGTCGAGGCGAAGGACGCGTCGACGGACGCGACGAGCCGCCCCGACCTGACCGTCCGCCTCGGGTTCGACAACGGCGGGACGGTGGAGGCGACGGGGCAAATCGCGCTGCGGGCGCTCGCCGGATCCGCGCGCGCGACGCTCGTGGAGGTTCCCCTCGCGCCGTTCGACGCCTACCTCGAGGACACCTACGCGCTGCGGATCGTCGACGGGACGGCTTCGGGAGCGGGGGAGGTGACCTTCGACTTCGGGAAGCCGGAGCAGGCGGTCTTCGAATACCGCGGCGACCTCGCCCTCGACGGCCTGCGCGCCCTCGACGCGGCCACGACGGAGGAGTTCCTCCGGTGGAAGGGCGTCGCGCTGGCGGGCGTGGCCTTCACCGCCGATCCGCCGTCGCTCGCGCTGAAGTCGATCACGATCGCCGGGCCGGGCCTGCGCGTGGTCGTGCGGGAGGACGGCCGGACCAACCTCGCCGACGTGTTGCGTGTTCCGGTCGCCCCCCCGGAGGGACGCGTGGACGAGGAGGCCGACGCCCCCGAGCCGGAGACGCCGGTCGTCGAGCCCACCGTGGACGCCCCCGCCCTCGAGCGCCCCGTGACGATCGGTCGCGTGACGATCCGCGACGCCGCGGTCGCCCTCGTCGACAGGCGCACGGAGCCCGACGCGACTTTCCGGCTGGACTCCCTCGCCGGAACTCTCGACCGGATCTCCACCGACGACCTCTCCCGCGGCGACGCGTCGTTCACCGGCAAGTTCGACGGCGTCGCCCCCTTCCGGATCGAAGGACGCATCAATCCCCTCATCGCCGGCGAGAACAGCGACTTCACGGTGACCGCGCGCGGGATCGAGATGACGCGTTTCGGGCCGTACGCCGAGAAATGGCTCGGCTGGACGATCGCGCGCGGAAAACTCGACCTCGATCTGCGCTACGCCATCGCCTCGCGGAAGCTCACCGCGACCAACGTCGCGACCTTCCTGCCGCTCGAGCTCGGGGAGAAGACGGCAAGCCCCGACGCCACGAAGCTCCCCGTGAAGCTGGGTCTGGCGCTGCTGCGCGACGGCGACGGGAAGATCGTGGTGGACCTGCCGATCGAGGGGAGCCTCGACGACCCGAAGTTCCGGGTCCGGCGCGTGGTCCTTCGCGCGCTCGTGACCGTCTTCAAGAAGGCGGCGACCTCGCCCTTCAAGCTCCTCGCGGGGCTCGGAGGCGGAGACGACGCCGGCAGCCTCGATCGCGTCGCCTTCGCGCCGGGCGTCGCGGCGATCGACCCGGCGGAGCAGGGGAAGCTCGCGTCGCTGGCCGGGGCGCTCGCCGCCCGGCCGGGTCTGTCCCTGGAGATCTCCGGCGGGGCGGGGGGCGAGGCGGATCTCGCCGCCCTGCGGCGCGCGGCGCTCCCGCCCGAGCCGGCCCCCACCGCGGACGCTCTGGCGGCCGTCGCGATCGCGGAGGGGACGCTGCGCTCCCTGGCCGACGCGCGCGCGACCGCGGTGCGCGACTGGCTCGTGGGGGCGGGCGGGCTCGACCCGTCGAGGGTTCGCCTCGCGGGGGCGGCGGAGGCCGAGCCCGGCGTGCGCTTCTCCCTCTCCGATTGACATCCATCGATTGCCTCGCGGGGGCGCGATCGTTACCGTTCGCCTCCACGCGGAGGTCCCGATGCACCCGACCCGCGACGCCGACCCCGGAACCCAGGTCATCCACGCGGGCGCCGAGCCCGATCCCGCCACGGGGGCGATCTCGACGCCGATCTACCAGTCGTCGACCTTCGCCTTCCGCGACGCCGACGAGGGGGCGGCACGGTTCGCGGGGACCGACCCGGGGTACAAGTACACGCGGCTGGGGAACCCGACGACGCGCGCCCTCGAGCGCTGCGTCGCCGAGCTCGAGGGGGGGCACGACGCGCTCGCGACCGCGACGGGGATGGCGGCGGTCTCCACGGTGTTCCTCGCGCTCCTGAAGAGCGGCGACCACGTCGTCGGCACCGACGCCGTGTACGGCCCGACCCGGCTGCTCCTCGAAAAGCAGCTCGCGAAGTTCGGGATCGTCTCGACCTGGGTTCCGAGCGAGGACCTCGAGGCGGTGCGGGCCGCGATCCGGCCGACGACGCGGATCGTCTTCGTCGAGACCCCCGCGAACCCGACCATCAAGCTGACCGACCTCGCGGGGTGCGCGGCGATCGCGCGGGGGGCGGGGGCGCTCCTCGTCGTGGACAACACCTTCTGCTCGCCGATCCTCCAGAAGCCGTTCCGGTTCGGCGCGGACGTCGTGATCCACAGCATGACGAAGTACCTCAACGGCCACAGCGACGTCGTCGCCGGGATCGTCGTCAGCTCGACCGCGACGCTCCACGCCGAGATCGGCGCGTACCTGCGCAGCCTCGGCGGGACCATGGATCCGCACCAGGCGTGGCTCGTCCTTCGCGGGATCCGCACCCTCGCGCTCCGGGTGGATCGCGCGCAGCGCACCGCGGAACGACTCGCCCCCTGGCTCGAGAAGCACCCCGCGGTGACGTGGGTGTCCTACCCGGGTCTCGCCTCCCATCCCCAGGCCGACCTCGCGCGTCGCCAGATGGCGGGGCCGGGGGCGATGATCTCCTTCGGGGTTCGCGGCGGCTTCGAAGCCGCGAAGGCGGTCTGCGACGGCGTTCGCCTCGCGACCCTCGCCGTCTCCCTCGGCGGCCTCGAGACCCTGCTCGAGCACCCGGCGTCGATGACGCACCGCGCGGTCCCGCGGGAGGAGCGCGAAGCGGCGGGGATCACGGACGACCTGATCCGCCTCTCCGTGGGGTGCGAAGGGGTCGAGGACCTCGAGGAGGACCTCGACCGGGCGCTGATCCGGGCGTCAGCCGGACTTCCGCAGGGTGAGCGCGATGCCGCCCCCGTCGGCGTCCCGGTGCCCTAGGTAGACGTGCCCTTCCCTGTCGAGCAGCGCCCTCACGTCGAGCACGAAGAGCGGGTCGTCCCCGAGGACCGTGAGCTCCGTCCCCGGCGCCAGCGCCTTCAGGCGATCGCGGGTCCGGTTCGCGGGCACGGGGCACCGGAGCCCCCGCGTGTCGAGGATCTCGACGGACATGCGCGGACCTTAACATCGGCGCTACCCTGCGCGGCCGGAGGAACGACGATGAAGCGCCTTCTCGCCACCGCACTGCTCTCCGCGGCGTTGCCCGCGCTCGCCGACGGCCGAAGCTGGAACCTCGACGAGATCTACCCGTCGGAGCAGGCCTGGACCGAGGCCAAGCAGGGGGCGCTCGCCGATCTCCCGAAGCTCGAGGCCTGCAAGGGCAAAATCGCGGCGTCGGCCGACGACCTGCACCGCTGCATCTCCCTCGCGTACGACCTCGACCGCAGGTTCACGCAGGTCGGGATCTACGCGAACATGCGCTACGACCTCGACACGCGCGTGGGCCGCTCGCAGCAGATGAACCTGGAGGCGCAGGAGGCGCGCACCCGGTTCGCGTCGGCCATGGCGTGGGTCCGTCCGGAGATCCTCGCCGCGGGAGCGGAGAAGATCCGCGCCCTCGTCGCTTCGGACAAGCGCCTCGCCCCTTACCGGCAGCCGCTCGAGGACATCCTCCGGCGCGCGCCGCACACCCTCGATGCGGCATCGGAGAAGATCGTCGCCGAGACCGCGATCATGGCCGATTCCGGCCAGTCGATCCGCGACGTCTTCACCAACGCGGAGCTTCCGTACCCCGAGGTCGTCCTCTCGAGCGGGGAGAAGGTCCGTCTCGACGCGGCGGCGTACACGAAGTACCGGGCCGTCTCCAACCGCGACGATCGCCTGAAGGTCTTCCGCGCGTTCTGGACGACCTACTCCGGGTTCACGCGGACCCTCGGCACGTCGCTCAACGCGCAGGTGCAGGCGCACGTCTTCCAGGCGAGGACGAGGAAGTTCGCCTCCTCGCTCGAGGCGTCGCTCTTCTCGGACAACATCCCCACGAAGGCGTACACGCAGCTGCTGTCCGACCTGCACGCGAACCTGCCGACGCTGCACCGCTACCTGAAGTTGCGCCAGAGGATGATGGGCGTGGACCGGCTGGGCTACGAGGACCTGTACGCCCCGATCGTCGGGAGCTACGACCGGACCTTCTCCCCCGAGGAGGCGGAGGCGCTGACGCTCGAGGCCGTCGCCCCCCTCGGGAAGGACTACGTCGCCGGGTTGAAGACCGGGTTCGAGACCGGCTGGGTCGACTGGTTCCCGAAGACCGGCAAGCGCTCGGGGGCCTACAGCACCAGCGTCTACGGCCTGCACCCGTTCCAGCTTCAGAACTTCACCGGCCTCTACGAGGAGGTCTCGACGCTCGCGCACGAGGCGGGGCACTCGATGCACTCGTATTTCGCCGACAGGACGCAGCCGTACGCGACGCACGACTATCCGATCTTCATCGCCGAGGTCGCCTCGACCCTCAACGAGAATCTGCTCGTCCACACGATGCTCGACAAGGCGAAATCCGACGACGAGCGGCTGTTCCTGCTCGGGAGCCAGCTCGACGGGCTGCGCACCACGCTGTTCCGGCAGGGACTGTTCGCCGAGTTCGAGCTGCGCGCGCACGAGATGGCGGAGAAGGGCGCCCCCCTGACCGGCGAGGCGCTCTCGAAGCTCTACCTGACGCTCCTGCGCGAGTTCTACGGGCACGACGCCGGCGTCTGCAACGTCGACGAGCTCTTCGCCGCGGAGTGGGCCTACATCCCGCACTTCTACTACAACTTCTACGTCTATCAGTACGCGACGAGCGTCGTCGCCTCCGTCTCTCTCGCCGACGGGATCCGCGACGAGATGCGGGGTCCGAAACCCTCGACGGCGCGCCGCGACGCGTACATCGCGATGTTGTCCGCGGGTTCGTCGAAATACGCCTACGACATGCTGAAGGACGCCGGGGTCGACCTCGCGACCCCCGGGCCGTTCCAGGCGGCGATGCGCGAGATGAACAAGGTGATGGACGAGATGGAGGCGATCCTGGCCCGCAAGGGGGCGGGAACGCGCTAGACTGGCGTCGGGTCCCGCTCAGGAGGCCGCACCATGAAAGCCATCCTGAATCTGACGTCCCATCCTCTCCGCGTCCCGCTCGGCAGCGGCAAGATCCTCCACCTCGCGCCCCACGGCCGCGGCCACGTCTCCGACGAGGCCGCGGCGGGTCCCGCGTTCTGCCGCTTCGTCCACGAGGGGCTCATCGACTTCGCCGGGGAATCGGTGCACACGCACCACGACCCGGGTGGCGGCCACGGGCCGCACGAGATCCCCCACGGCTACCCGCAGCCGGTGGTCGTCCATCCCGCGGGGAACAAGGGCGGCGAGCCGATGCGCGTGACGAAGCGCCGGGAGGCCTGACGGCACGGTCGCGCTGAGGCGCTAGACTGCGCCGAATGGGCGCGACCGCCTTCATCTTCGTCACCGTGGTCCTCGACGTGCTCGCGATGGGCGTCGTGATCCCCGTCCTGCCGCGGCTGGTCGAGGGGTTCCTCGGCGGCGACACCGCGAGCGCGGCGGAGATGTACGGGGTCTTCGGGACCGCCTGGGCGGCGATGCAGTTCGTCTTCTCGCCCGTGATGGGCGTCCTCTCCGACCGCTTCGGGCGCCGCCCCGTGATCCTGGCCTCGAACTTCGGGCTCGGGTTCGACTACGTGCTGATGGCGCTCGCCCCGAACCTCGGGTGGTTGTTCGCGGGGCGGGTGATCTCGGGGATCACCGGGGCGAGCTTTTCGGCGGCGTCGGCGTACATCGCCGACGTGACGCCCCCCGAGCGGCGCGCCGCCGGGTTCGGGATGATCGGCGCCGCCTTCGGGCTCGGCTTCGTCCTCGGGCCGGCGCTCGGCGGCATCCTCGGCTCCGCGCACCCCCGGCTTCCGTTCTGGGTCGCGGCGGGGCTGACCCTGGCCAATGCGAGCTGGGGGCTGTTCGTGCTCCCCGAGTCGCTCCCCGCCGACCGCCGCCGCCCGTTCGACTGGTCCCGCGCGAACCCGATCGGAACCCTGCGCCTGCTCGGCTCGCACCGGGAGCTGCTCGGCCTCGCTTCGGTGAACTTCCTGTACCAGCTCGCGCACCAGGTGCTGCCGAGCGTCTTCGTCCTCTACGCGGGGTACCGGTACGCATGGAACGAGAGGACGGTGGGGCTGACGCTCGCCCTCGTGGGAGTGGGGAGCATGGTGGTGCAGGGAGCGCTCGTTCGTCCGATCGTGGCGTGGCTGGGCGAGCGCCGCACCCTGATGTGCGGCCTCGCGGCGGGGGCCGCCGGGATGGCCGCGTTCGGCCTCGCCCCGACCGGAGGGTGGTTCTGGGCGTCGCTCCCCGTCTTCGCGTTCATGGGCTTGTACGGCCCCGCGGCACAGGGGATCATGACGAGGCGGGTCGACCCGTCGCAGCAGGGTCACCTCCAGGGGGCGAACACGAGCATCCTCGGCATCACGGGTCTCATCGGGCCCGGCATGTTCACGCTCACCTTCGCGGCCTTCATCGGAGCCCGCGCGGATCTCCACCTCCCGGGGGCGGCGTTCCTGCTCGCGGCGT includes:
- a CDS encoding PLP-dependent aspartate aminotransferase family protein: MHPTRDADPGTQVIHAGAEPDPATGAISTPIYQSSTFAFRDADEGAARFAGTDPGYKYTRLGNPTTRALERCVAELEGGHDALATATGMAAVSTVFLALLKSGDHVVGTDAVYGPTRLLLEKQLAKFGIVSTWVPSEDLEAVRAAIRPTTRIVFVETPANPTIKLTDLAGCAAIARGAGALLVVDNTFCSPILQKPFRFGADVVIHSMTKYLNGHSDVVAGIVVSSTATLHAEIGAYLRSLGGTMDPHQAWLVLRGIRTLALRVDRAQRTAERLAPWLEKHPAVTWVSYPGLASHPQADLARRQMAGPGAMISFGVRGGFEAAKAVCDGVRLATLAVSLGGLETLLEHPASMTHRAVPREEREAAGITDDLIRLSVGCEGVEDLEEDLDRALIRASAGLPQGERDAAPVGVPVP
- a CDS encoding TCR/Tet family MFS transporter, with product MGATAFIFVTVVLDVLAMGVVIPVLPRLVEGFLGGDTASAAEMYGVFGTAWAAMQFVFSPVMGVLSDRFGRRPVILASNFGLGFDYVLMALAPNLGWLFAGRVISGITGASFSAASAYIADVTPPERRAAGFGMIGAAFGLGFVLGPALGGILGSAHPRLPFWVAAGLTLANASWGLFVLPESLPADRRRPFDWSRANPIGTLRLLGSHRELLGLASVNFLYQLAHQVLPSVFVLYAGYRYAWNERTVGLTLALVGVGSMVVQGALVRPIVAWLGERRTLMCGLAAGAAGMAAFGLAPTGGWFWASLPVFAFMGLYGPAAQGIMTRRVDPSQQGHLQGANTSILGITGLIGPGMFTLTFAAFIGARADLHLPGAAFLLAAFLLLGAIPLAVAVTRGEVPR
- the pepF gene encoding oligoendopeptidase F; the encoded protein is MKRLLATALLSAALPALADGRSWNLDEIYPSEQAWTEAKQGALADLPKLEACKGKIAASADDLHRCISLAYDLDRRFTQVGIYANMRYDLDTRVGRSQQMNLEAQEARTRFASAMAWVRPEILAAGAEKIRALVASDKRLAPYRQPLEDILRRAPHTLDAASEKIVAETAIMADSGQSIRDVFTNAELPYPEVVLSSGEKVRLDAAAYTKYRAVSNRDDRLKVFRAFWTTYSGFTRTLGTSLNAQVQAHVFQARTRKFASSLEASLFSDNIPTKAYTQLLSDLHANLPTLHRYLKLRQRMMGVDRLGYEDLYAPIVGSYDRTFSPEEAEALTLEAVAPLGKDYVAGLKTGFETGWVDWFPKTGKRSGAYSTSVYGLHPFQLQNFTGLYEEVSTLAHEAGHSMHSYFADRTQPYATHDYPIFIAEVASTLNENLLVHTMLDKAKSDDERLFLLGSQLDGLRTTLFRQGLFAEFELRAHEMAEKGAPLTGEALSKLYLTLLREFYGHDAGVCNVDELFAAEWAYIPHFYYNFYVYQYATSVVASVSLADGIRDEMRGPKPSTARRDAYIAMLSAGSSKYAYDMLKDAGVDLATPGPFQAAMREMNKVMDEMEAILARKGAGTR
- a CDS encoding DUF748 domain-containing protein, producing MTRRAKGVVAGVAAVGLYAAFGFLILPGIVRSVAVDRLGKLTGRSVSIAKVRTNPFAVSVTVRDLKVVEPGGEILLGFDRLYANADILHRLTGWWAFDAIEVDGARGLLVQRPDGSFNVTDIAKRWQETPRDPGPTSPPAPLRIDRVRVAGATLAFRDETRAPAFGKVLGPYSFSVDAFRSEGREGGRHAFQAKTESGETLAWDGTLAMAPLRSEGDLKVEGVDVARYAPYFADAVGFDLKRARFDLKTGYRVSLDPASRAFVLEGLETTLREIRLTERGSDESVFESPEIKVAGASVDLFGRRAEIPAVESSAGRLLIRIGADGTTNLERLAPRAEAKPAPEARPFSVHVGRVAFTGYAARFEDLQTPRPIGVDLKDVSVEAKDASTDATSRPDLTVRLGFDNGGTVEATGQIALRALAGSARATLVEVPLAPFDAYLEDTYALRIVDGTASGAGEVTFDFGKPEQAVFEYRGDLALDGLRALDAATTEEFLRWKGVALAGVAFTADPPSLALKSITIAGPGLRVVVREDGRTNLADVLRVPVAPPEGRVDEEADAPEPETPVVEPTVDAPALERPVTIGRVTIRDAAVALVDRRTEPDATFRLDSLAGTLDRISTDDLSRGDASFTGKFDGVAPFRIEGRINPLIAGENSDFTVTARGIEMTRFGPYAEKWLGWTIARGKLDLDLRYAIASRKLTATNVATFLPLELGEKTASPDATKLPVKLGLALLRDGDGKIVVDLPIEGSLDDPKFRVRRVVLRALVTVFKKAATSPFKLLAGLGGGDDAGSLDRVAFAPGVAAIDPAEQGKLASLAGALAARPGLSLEISGGAGGEADLAALRRAALPPEPAPTADALAAVAIAEGTLRSLADARATAVRDWLVGAGGLDPSRVRLAGAAEAEPGVRFSLSD
- a CDS encoding sulfurtransferase TusA family protein; this translates as MSVEILDTRGLRCPVPANRTRDRLKALAPGTELTVLGDDPLFVLDVRALLDREGHVYLGHRDADGGGIALTLRKSG
- a CDS encoding M28 family peptidase is translated as MRRSLAAAAVVLLAVPAIASDLLIRLERRAGDDLARLRAAGLPVVHETLGALFLEGDEATLGAARAAGFQARVLDDRAGASDYLQVGIRPDSDLESLRRFGAEIWAEENWRLLRVPRGAPLERLPEARVFVGRLPHRPFELPANAPVRSRAGNDAPNPLIQKMVAAVASADVDAYWTDLVTNPPTNSRYSSSAGATNAANYVASKFAAMGMPSQFQTYSASNAPNVVGTHGGGVTPGRVYLVIGHLDDLPYWGVAPGADDNASGSVTVIESAKVMSCWGFKSTVKFVTVTGEELGLLGSEAYAADAAARGEDIRGVLNFDMNGWAGDGVPAGENLDVNYNATSQWLGELFAQCAQEYATGVVVDAFSCPSLNASDHYPFWQRGWPAICGITDNEGYCGHTGYYPYYHTRSDTIPNCGNRSFFYGTIRATVATAATLAEPFKVTFRDTSVDVGAPAWLVVADRGPNTNPGSAQTLTVEVWSAAEPGPETVTLTEDGVNSMFFRGSIATTAEPAVHGDGKVSLREGDVLQARYIDASDCDGASNVAYTVSSSVVWGAKPAEVAPVALLAGPPTRLTWPPVPGAVRYDVASGALPTTGLHDASCGANDLLAEAWDDARPDPGAGAGYWYLVRGENAFGSGTWGSGSDAAPRTIAACP